GTGTGGATTCTATGTTAATTTATCGTGGTATGGATATAGGTACTAAAAAACCAACATTAAAAGAGCAAGAATTAGCTCCACATAGACTAATTAATATTTTGGATCCATCAGAGTCTTATTCTGTAGCAAATTTTCGTCATGATGCTCTATTGGAAATGGAAAATATTATCTTATCAGATCGTATCCCATTATTAGTTGGAGGGAGTATGTTATATTTTAAAGCATTATTATATGGTTTGTCATCATTACCCTCGTCTGATATTAAAATTCGCTTAAAAATTAAAATGCATGCTAAGAAATTTGGTTGGATGGCTATTTATGATTGGTTAAAACGTGTTGATCCTATATCTGCATATAGAATACATCCTAATGATCAACAGAGATTATCTCGTGCATTAGAGGTTTTTTTAATTTCTGGAAAAAGTTTAACTGAATTAACTAAAACTGTAGAATCAAAATTACCTTATAGTGTATTACAGTTTGCTCTTTTACCTAAAAATCGTAAAATGCTTTATGATCGTATCGAGATGCGGTTTCTAAAAATGTTAAATTTAGGTTTTGAGGATGAGGTCATTAATCTTTATGCTAGAAAAGATATACATGAGGATCTACCAGCTATTCGTTCTATTGGTTATCGACAAATATGGTCATATTTGTCAGGTAAAATAAGTTATGATGAAATGGTTCATAGCAGTATATGTGCAACACGTCAATTAGCTAAACGGCAAATTACATGGTTAAATAGATGGAAAAATCTACATAAACTAGATATTTCTGATATAGAAGAATCTATTAAATATATTAATAAAGTACTAAATATTAATAAATCAGTACAGAGGATACTAGCTAGATATTAATAATTCAGTTGATTTAGTAATTTAATTTAGTAATTTTACTATTTATGTATAAAAAGTGATAAAATTATAATTTTTATTGAATATTTATTTTTTCTATCTATCAAGGTTCTTAGTTAAAACAATAAAATAAGGAAAATAAAGAATGGCTAAAGGGAAATCTTTGCAAGATCCGTTCTTAAATGTGTTACGGCGTGAAAGGGTTCCAGTTTCCATTTATTTAGTTAATGGTATTAAATTACAAGGTCAAATAGAATCATTTGATCAATTTGTAATTTTATTAAAAAATACAGTAAGTCAAATGGTATATAAACATGCTATTTCTACTGTAGTTCCCTCTCGTCATGTATCTCATCATAGTAGTCAAGGTTGTAATACAAATTTAGGTAATTACAATACAGGCAATATTGTAGTGT
This genomic interval from Candidatus Arsenophonus lipoptenae contains the following:
- the miaA gene encoding tRNA (adenosine(37)-N6)-dimethylallyltransferase MiaA translates to MSKNQFKHQPAAIFIMGPTASGKTSLAIALCQKLPVEIISVDSMLIYRGMDIGTKKPTLKEQELAPHRLINILDPSESYSVANFRHDALLEMENIILSDRIPLLVGGSMLYFKALLYGLSSLPSSDIKIRLKIKMHAKKFGWMAIYDWLKRVDPISAYRIHPNDQQRLSRALEVFLISGKSLTELTKTVESKLPYSVLQFALLPKNRKMLYDRIEMRFLKMLNLGFEDEVINLYARKDIHEDLPAIRSIGYRQIWSYLSGKISYDEMVHSSICATRQLAKRQITWLNRWKNLHKLDISDIEESIKYINKVLNINKSVQRILARY
- the hfq gene encoding RNA chaperone Hfq, which encodes MAKGKSLQDPFLNVLRRERVPVSIYLVNGIKLQGQIESFDQFVILLKNTVSQMVYKHAISTVVPSRHVSHHSSQGCNTNLGNYNTGNIVVSQNNDTTK